From Geomonas agri, one genomic window encodes:
- a CDS encoding FAD-binding protein has translation MTEPVKQKKPRGKARIIAGKCIACGARCQSVCPVNGVEMSEQGEPIIEAEKCIGCDKCVKACPAGALEMFYTPEKLTIIASFEKHGCEEVDEEDLERRRKIAAYKGVWVFIEQNDGDAAKVSWELTGAGRELADQLGVPLSAVIIGSGVEHLADLAFSYGADQAYLVNDPVFRQYRTEPFLEAMCQLINQHKPEVVLMGASGMGRDLAGAVATRVKTGLTADCTGLGIDAKGNLMQTRPAFGGNIMATIMCDRFRPQMATVRPHVMPMPQQKSGRTGTVIHESCPIPEASIFTRVLEVITDKSAKDKVDVAGAEFIVSGGRGLLAKENFAMLEELAEELGAVVGGSRSAVDAGWLPQDRQVGQTGKTVRPKIYIACGISGAIQHLVGMQDSDVIIAINRDPEAPIFEVATFGIVGDLFQVVPALTAQVREMKARGTT, from the coding sequence GTGACTGAACCAGTGAAGCAAAAGAAACCCCGCGGCAAGGCGCGGATCATAGCAGGCAAATGCATCGCCTGCGGAGCGCGCTGCCAAAGCGTCTGCCCGGTTAACGGCGTGGAGATGAGCGAGCAGGGCGAACCGATCATCGAGGCGGAAAAATGCATTGGCTGCGATAAGTGCGTCAAAGCCTGTCCGGCTGGCGCTCTTGAGATGTTCTACACCCCTGAGAAACTAACCATCATTGCGAGTTTTGAGAAACACGGCTGCGAAGAGGTGGACGAGGAAGATCTCGAACGCCGCCGCAAGATAGCTGCATATAAAGGCGTCTGGGTATTCATTGAACAGAATGACGGCGATGCAGCCAAGGTTTCCTGGGAACTGACCGGTGCGGGCCGCGAACTTGCCGACCAGCTCGGGGTGCCTCTGTCGGCGGTGATCATCGGTAGTGGTGTTGAACACCTCGCCGACCTTGCGTTCAGCTACGGCGCCGACCAGGCGTACCTGGTCAACGACCCGGTATTCCGCCAGTATCGAACCGAGCCTTTCCTCGAAGCGATGTGCCAACTGATCAACCAGCACAAGCCGGAGGTGGTGCTGATGGGCGCGTCGGGCATGGGTCGCGACTTGGCCGGCGCCGTCGCGACCCGGGTCAAGACGGGCCTCACTGCGGACTGCACCGGTCTGGGTATTGACGCCAAGGGGAACCTCATGCAGACGCGACCCGCATTTGGCGGCAACATCATGGCCACCATCATGTGCGACCGGTTCCGTCCACAGATGGCGACGGTGCGCCCGCACGTGATGCCCATGCCGCAGCAGAAAAGTGGCAGGACCGGCACCGTCATCCACGAAAGCTGTCCCATTCCCGAAGCATCCATCTTCACGCGCGTGCTCGAGGTGATCACCGACAAGAGCGCCAAGGACAAGGTGGACGTCGCCGGTGCCGAGTTCATCGTCTCTGGTGGGCGCGGGCTACTGGCAAAGGAAAACTTTGCCATGCTGGAGGAGCTGGCCGAGGAGTTGGGAGCTGTAGTGGGCGGGTCGCGCAGCGCGGTTGACGCGGGGTGGCTGCCACAGGACCGGCAAGTCGGGCAGACCGGAAAGACGGTGCGTCCCAAGATCTACATCGCCTGCGGCATATCCGGCGCGATCCAGCATTTGGTGGGAATGCAGGACTCCGACGTCATCATTGCCATCAACCGCGACCCCGAGGCACCCATCTTCGAGGTAGCGACCTTCGG
- a CDS encoding electron transfer flavoprotein subunit beta/FixA family protein, giving the protein MLVVACIKQVPDTTQVQIDPVTNTLIRDGIPFIINPYDSHALEESLRLKDSHGFTAVALSMGPPNAEATLRKALALGVDRSILLSDRVFGGADTLSTSNVLAAAIQKLGEQEQVGIVFCGKQTIDGDTAQVGPGIAVRLGFSQLTLVDRIEKIDIAQKTIIVRRKLEGRYEIVEARLPAMITVVRELNRPRYPTVPMRLSSAKAQVECWSNEHLQLDVNSIGLKGSPTWVSRIFSPERKEGEIIGDGITDPLGAARQLLDRLIDGDMLAV; this is encoded by the coding sequence ATGTTAGTCGTCGCCTGCATAAAGCAGGTTCCGGACACCACCCAGGTGCAAATAGATCCCGTCACAAATACTCTCATCAGGGATGGCATACCGTTCATCATAAATCCCTATGACAGCCACGCACTGGAGGAAAGCCTGCGCCTTAAGGACAGTCATGGCTTCACGGCGGTTGCCCTCTCCATGGGCCCACCTAATGCGGAGGCGACGTTGAGGAAGGCGCTGGCCTTGGGGGTGGACCGCAGCATCCTCCTTTCCGATCGTGTTTTCGGCGGTGCCGACACGCTGTCCACCAGTAATGTGCTTGCAGCAGCTATCCAAAAACTTGGCGAGCAGGAGCAGGTAGGCATCGTTTTCTGCGGCAAGCAGACCATAGACGGCGACACCGCCCAGGTGGGACCAGGAATCGCTGTTCGCCTGGGGTTTTCCCAGTTAACGCTGGTAGACCGGATCGAAAAGATCGACATTGCGCAAAAGACCATCATAGTGCGCCGCAAGCTGGAGGGACGCTACGAGATTGTCGAGGCGCGGCTGCCGGCGATGATCACCGTGGTGCGCGAGTTGAACCGCCCTCGGTACCCGACGGTGCCCATGCGGCTATCCTCTGCCAAGGCACAGGTGGAATGCTGGAGCAATGAGCACTTGCAGTTGGATGTGAACAGCATCGGGTTGAAAGGGTCACCGACATGGGTGAGCCGGATATTCTCCCCGGAACGCAAGGAAGGCGAAATCATCGGCGACGGCATCACTGACCCGCTGGGTGCTGCGCGGCAATTGCTCGACCGGTTGATCGACGGCGACATGCTGGCAGTTTAG
- a CDS encoding GNAT family N-acetyltransferase → MASWFLRSDIEPFLRLAKAEGWVCGKWELEFLLQTFPQGCLVKRDGNETVGYITSLRHDKSGWVGNLLVAPQARRGGIGTELMQGALHALLDGGVKTVWLTASEKGVELYKKLGFIAIDNINRWVGEGGGRSGWRTSPRWDPEMLRHVDSAGWGDSRDSLLTITSGRGHVICGNYSFVCIQHWPQGTQLGPWGALLEGQAAPLLGLALAAAGKSVFLDVPAGNVTAAALLTRNGFSIRGGNTLMYLGAKPKYVPQKVFALASMGSMG, encoded by the coding sequence ATGGCCAGCTGGTTCCTCCGCTCAGATATTGAGCCGTTCCTCCGGTTGGCCAAGGCTGAAGGGTGGGTGTGCGGGAAATGGGAACTGGAATTCCTGCTGCAGACCTTCCCACAAGGCTGCCTGGTAAAGCGCGACGGCAATGAGACCGTGGGCTACATCACCTCGCTACGCCATGACAAAAGCGGCTGGGTCGGCAACCTGCTTGTCGCGCCACAGGCGCGTAGAGGTGGCATCGGCACCGAGTTGATGCAAGGTGCCTTGCATGCGCTGCTCGATGGCGGTGTCAAGACTGTCTGGCTGACGGCTTCGGAAAAAGGAGTGGAATTGTACAAGAAGCTCGGCTTCATCGCTATCGACAACATCAACCGTTGGGTAGGGGAGGGGGGTGGCAGGTCTGGCTGGCGTACTTCTCCAAGGTGGGACCCGGAAATGTTACGTCACGTGGACAGCGCCGGGTGGGGCGACAGCAGAGACTCCCTTTTGACCATCACCAGCGGCCGCGGGCACGTCATCTGCGGCAATTACTCGTTCGTCTGCATTCAACATTGGCCACAGGGGACGCAACTCGGACCGTGGGGGGCTCTCTTGGAAGGACAGGCTGCACCGCTTCTCGGTCTTGCCTTGGCTGCAGCTGGCAAATCGGTGTTCCTCGATGTTCCTGCTGGCAACGTGACAGCAGCAGCTTTACTCACCCGCAATGGATTTTCGATAAGGGGGGGTAACACCCTCATGTACCTTGGCGCCAAGCCAAAATATGTGCCGCAGAAGGTATTTGCACTGGCAAGCATGGGCAGCATGGGATGA